From Rudanella lutea DSM 19387, a single genomic window includes:
- a CDS encoding DUF4932 domain-containing protein, giving the protein MPKANYLLMSLVLTAFLSTHSLWAQKQRIKVETDLGVELINALEVQNAAEFLKDSLADPYLYRTTRLMRISYEFFTPFRQHPAVTRTHWMTEKIGTGIYLLPLFYEGFPRPRRHTPVSPEILQAIHPQVDSAAQLVDEYMQLASAFYRDAGFASFQRKYQYVYTQALAQVKRNLPPAGFIPTMEAYYGARKIAYRLITNPFFKANWGMAWEVTTSNGRVANQIAAPLGEQTVTANRVTDAGFDNPEQIRNLSVHEFGHTFVNPLTALPGIAPSLAAHKNLFRSIPGQGQYSDWETSFNEHLVRAGEVRIALALGLPKVAQQLRTDNANWMYLPFFEKQLARYEANRKRYPTLASFLPDLIAELPTISR; this is encoded by the coding sequence ATGCCGAAAGCAAACTACCTTTTGATGAGTCTTGTGCTCACCGCTTTTCTTTCTACCCACTCACTTTGGGCGCAAAAACAACGGATTAAGGTTGAAACCGATTTGGGCGTCGAGCTTATCAACGCACTCGAAGTCCAGAACGCTGCCGAGTTTTTGAAAGACTCTCTCGCCGACCCATACCTGTACCGAACCACTCGTTTGATGCGCATCAGTTACGAGTTCTTTACTCCGTTTCGGCAACACCCGGCCGTAACGCGTACCCATTGGATGACCGAAAAAATCGGGACGGGCATTTACCTCTTGCCGCTGTTTTACGAAGGTTTCCCCCGGCCTCGCCGGCATACGCCCGTTTCGCCCGAAATTTTGCAGGCGATTCATCCTCAGGTCGACTCGGCCGCGCAACTGGTTGACGAGTATATGCAGCTGGCGAGCGCATTTTACCGCGACGCCGGTTTTGCCAGCTTTCAACGAAAATACCAGTACGTTTACACACAAGCGTTGGCGCAGGTTAAGCGTAACTTACCTCCTGCTGGTTTTATACCCACCATGGAGGCTTACTACGGCGCCCGTAAAATAGCTTACCGCCTGATTACTAACCCCTTTTTCAAGGCAAACTGGGGTATGGCCTGGGAAGTAACAACGTCAAACGGCCGGGTTGCCAACCAAATTGCAGCTCCCCTCGGCGAACAAACGGTAACGGCTAACCGAGTTACGGATGCCGGTTTCGACAATCCGGAGCAGATCCGAAACCTGTCGGTTCATGAATTTGGACATACGTTTGTCAACCCACTCACAGCACTGCCAGGCATTGCGCCGAGCCTTGCCGCCCACAAAAATCTGTTCCGATCCATTCCGGGCCAAGGGCAATATTCCGACTGGGAAACCTCCTTCAATGAGCACCTCGTTCGGGCGGGCGAAGTACGCATTGCCCTCGCGTTGGGTTTACCAAAAGTAGCACAGCAGTTACGCACCGACAATGCCAACTGGATGTATCTTCCCTTTTTCGAGAAGCAATTGGCCCGCTATGAAGCCAACCGAAAACGCTACCCAACGCTGGCTTCGTTTTTACCCGATCTTATTGCCGAACTGCCGACCATCTCCCGCTGA
- a CDS encoding glycoside hydrolase family 88 protein, whose translation MVQSNNSLTPHHLSAKLQRFWQLSAQKIRLIEKQYDSSKGSPVFTAQGRYTTRGWTEWTQGFQYGSAILQFDATGDAEFLDLGRAQTLQAMAPHVSHVGVHDHGFNNVSTYGNLLRLMREGKIPTNEWESHFYTLALKISGAVQANRWTPIRAVAPGMPEAGFIHSFNGPHSLFVDTIRSCRALVVSHRLGHTFQAENDRRISLLERALLHIDATARFSVYYGEGRDSYDIWGRTAHESVFNITDGNYRCPNSQQGYTGFSTWTRGLAWAMCGFAEELEALPLLSDADLDRLGGREAIEAMMLKGARATCDFFLQHTPTDGVPYWDTGAPNLYKLGDYLDRPAEPYNDHEPVDSSAAAIGAQGLLRLGHYLQQNGRDVEAGRRYWQAGLTVLDTLLQEPYLSTDPAHEGLLLHSIYHRPNGWDYTPEGSQIPCGESSMWGDYHIRELALYVQRLIDGGPYYAFFNCV comes from the coding sequence ATGGTTCAGTCCAACAATTCGCTTACGCCCCATCACCTTTCCGCCAAACTACAGCGCTTCTGGCAGCTGTCGGCCCAAAAAATCCGGCTGATTGAAAAGCAGTACGACTCCAGTAAGGGCTCACCCGTATTTACGGCTCAGGGTCGGTACACCACCCGCGGCTGGACCGAATGGACGCAGGGTTTTCAGTACGGCTCGGCTATTTTACAGTTCGATGCCACGGGCGATGCGGAGTTTCTCGACCTTGGCCGCGCACAAACCCTGCAAGCTATGGCCCCGCACGTAAGCCACGTGGGTGTGCACGACCACGGGTTCAACAACGTGAGCACCTACGGCAACTTGCTGCGGCTCATGCGCGAGGGTAAAATTCCGACAAACGAGTGGGAAAGCCACTTCTACACGCTGGCCCTTAAAATTTCGGGCGCGGTGCAGGCCAATCGCTGGACACCCATCAGGGCGGTGGCTCCCGGAATGCCCGAGGCCGGTTTTATTCACTCCTTCAACGGTCCGCACTCGCTGTTTGTCGACACCATCCGGTCGTGCCGGGCGCTGGTGGTGAGCCATAGGCTGGGCCATACCTTTCAGGCCGAAAACGACCGGCGTATCAGCCTGCTCGAGCGGGCACTGCTGCACATCGACGCAACGGCCCGTTTCTCGGTGTACTACGGTGAAGGTCGCGATTCGTACGATATATGGGGGCGCACAGCCCACGAGAGTGTTTTCAACATCACCGACGGTAACTACCGCTGCCCCAACTCGCAACAGGGCTACACGGGTTTCAGCACCTGGACCCGCGGCCTGGCCTGGGCCATGTGCGGGTTTGCCGAAGAGCTGGAAGCCCTCCCGCTGCTGTCCGACGCCGACCTCGACCGGCTCGGCGGACGGGAGGCTATTGAGGCCATGATGCTCAAAGGAGCCCGCGCTACCTGCGATTTTTTCCTGCAACATACCCCTACCGACGGTGTGCCTTACTGGGACACCGGGGCCCCGAACCTTTACAAGCTGGGCGATTATCTGGACCGGCCCGCCGAACCCTACAACGACCACGAGCCGGTGGATAGCTCGGCGGCTGCCATCGGGGCGCAGGGCTTGCTCCGACTGGGCCATTATCTGCAACAAAACGGCCGCGATGTTGAAGCCGGACGGCGGTACTGGCAAGCGGGCCTTACTGTACTCGATACCCTGCTTCAGGAACCCTACCTGAGTACCGACCCGGCGCATGAGGGGCTGTTGTTGCACTCGATTTACCACCGGCCCAACGGTTGGGACTACACCCCCGAAGGCAGTCAGATTCCGTGCGGAGAGTCGAGCATGTGGGGCGATTACCATATCCGCGAGCTGGCTCTGTACGTACAGCGCCTGATCGACGGTGGGCCGTACTACGCATTCTTCAATTGTGTTTAA
- a CDS encoding NADH:flavin oxidoreductase — MSGKYKPKYTRMAQLKTASDLSTYLQTHQIDLPYDETLLPPDQSPFGKPIVLKSGKTIGNSLCILPMEGWDGTPDGKPTDFTRRRWLKFAESGAKLLFGCEAVAVCHAGKANPNQLVINPENFDEFVSLRQLILDKHTEQFNRTDDLVIGLQLTHSGRFCKPNSHRQFESKILYAHPYLNQKFGMDADYPVLTDNEIDEIIEHYVAAAVLAQKAGFDFVDIKHCHGYLGHEFLSAVNREGRYGGSFENRTRFLRNIVAGIRQAAPGLEMGIRLSAFDLLPFKKGPGDVGMPEPTDTYPYAFGGAESGLNIDLSEPKAFLELAQSLGIQMICITGGSPYYNPHLMRPALFPPSDGYLPPEDPLLGVKRQIDVTHELKKAFPELVIIGSGYSYLQEWLPNVAQYVLREGMADSVGFGRMVLSYPTMPADMLTGKALTRNLICRTFSDCTTAPRNGLISGCYPLDTLYKKLPEAEQLKELKF; from the coding sequence ATGAGCGGCAAATACAAACCCAAATATACCCGGATGGCCCAGCTGAAAACGGCCTCCGACCTATCAACTTACCTACAAACCCACCAAATCGACCTGCCGTACGACGAGACGTTGCTCCCCCCCGATCAAAGTCCGTTTGGAAAGCCTATCGTCCTGAAATCGGGCAAAACCATTGGCAACAGCCTGTGTATTCTGCCCATGGAAGGTTGGGACGGCACCCCCGATGGCAAACCAACCGATTTTACCCGTCGGCGGTGGCTTAAATTTGCCGAGAGCGGGGCTAAGCTCCTGTTCGGGTGCGAGGCTGTGGCCGTGTGCCACGCGGGCAAGGCAAACCCCAATCAGCTGGTTATCAATCCCGAAAACTTCGACGAGTTTGTTAGCCTGCGCCAGCTGATTCTCGATAAACATACCGAGCAATTCAACCGCACCGACGACTTAGTTATCGGGCTGCAACTCACCCATTCGGGCCGGTTTTGCAAGCCCAATAGCCACCGCCAATTTGAGTCGAAAATTCTGTACGCGCACCCCTACCTGAACCAGAAGTTTGGGATGGACGCCGATTATCCGGTACTCACCGACAATGAAATCGACGAAATCATTGAACACTACGTAGCTGCGGCCGTGCTGGCACAAAAGGCCGGTTTCGACTTTGTCGACATTAAGCACTGCCACGGGTATCTGGGCCATGAGTTTCTGAGTGCCGTGAACCGCGAGGGCCGGTATGGGGGTAGTTTTGAAAACCGGACCCGGTTTCTGCGCAACATTGTGGCCGGTATTCGGCAGGCTGCGCCGGGGCTCGAAATGGGCATTCGGCTCAGTGCGTTTGATCTGTTGCCGTTCAAAAAAGGCCCGGGCGACGTGGGAATGCCCGAACCGACCGACACGTATCCGTATGCGTTTGGCGGGGCAGAATCGGGCCTGAACATTGACCTGAGCGAACCGAAGGCATTTCTGGAGCTGGCGCAATCGCTGGGAATTCAGATGATTTGTATCACGGGGGGTAGCCCGTACTATAACCCCCACCTGATGCGCCCGGCCCTGTTTCCGCCCTCCGATGGCTACCTGCCCCCCGAAGATCCTCTGCTGGGCGTAAAACGGCAAATCGACGTGACACACGAACTGAAAAAGGCGTTTCCGGAGCTGGTGATCATCGGGTCGGGGTACTCGTACCTGCAGGAATGGCTGCCCAACGTGGCCCAGTACGTGTTGCGTGAGGGCATGGCCGACAGCGTAGGTTTCGGTCGGATGGTGTTGTCGTACCCCACCATGCCCGCTGACATGCTGACGGGTAAGGCGCTGACGCGCAACCTGATTTGCCGCACCTTCTCCGACTGCACCACCGCCCCCCGCAACGGGCTCATTTCGGGTTGCTACCCACTCGACACCCTCTACAAAAAACTCCCCGAAGCCGAACAGCTCAAAGAACTCAAGTTTTAA
- a CDS encoding 3-ketoacyl-ACP reductase: MTPKKVAFITGSSRGIGLGIAEHLARKGFDLAINGVREESAVTEVLSQLRALGAEVIYCRGSVADADARRQMLDQIQGHFGRLNLLVNNAGIAPRVRADILEAGEESFDEVLNVNLKGPYFLTQAVANWMIAQQEANARFEGSIITVSSISATVASVNRGDYCLSKAGLSMATQLFAARLGAFGIPVYEVRPGIIKTDMTAGVTDKYDKLIADGLTIQPRWGLPDDVGRAVAAIAEGGFPYSTGQVFMVDGGLTLARL, encoded by the coding sequence ATGACACCTAAAAAAGTTGCGTTTATTACCGGAAGCAGCCGGGGCATTGGCTTGGGCATTGCCGAGCATCTGGCCCGAAAAGGGTTTGATCTGGCTATCAACGGCGTGCGCGAGGAGTCGGCCGTGACGGAGGTTCTGAGCCAGTTACGGGCGTTGGGAGCCGAGGTGATTTACTGCCGGGGCAGCGTAGCCGATGCCGACGCCCGACGCCAGATGCTCGATCAGATTCAGGGCCATTTTGGGCGATTGAACCTGTTGGTAAACAATGCGGGCATTGCCCCGCGAGTCCGGGCTGATATTCTCGAAGCAGGCGAAGAAAGCTTTGACGAGGTACTGAACGTCAACCTGAAAGGGCCTTATTTTCTGACGCAGGCCGTTGCCAACTGGATGATTGCCCAGCAAGAAGCGAACGCCCGTTTCGAAGGCAGTATCATCACGGTTTCGTCTATTTCGGCCACGGTGGCCTCTGTAAACCGGGGCGACTATTGCCTGTCGAAAGCCGGCCTGAGCATGGCGACACAGTTGTTTGCGGCCCGGCTGGGTGCGTTCGGGATTCCGGTGTACGAAGTGCGGCCGGGCATTATCAAAACCGATATGACGGCGGGCGTTACCGATAAGTACGACAAACTGATTGCCGATGGACTGACCATACAACCCCGCTGGGGCTTACCCGACGACGTAGGCCGGGCCGTGGCCGCCATTGCCGAGGGAGGATTCCCCTACTCAACCGGACAGGTGTTTATGGTCGATGGAGGACTGACGCTCGCCCGGCTGTAG
- a CDS encoding Gfo/Idh/MocA family oxidoreductase: MKDSSVSRRKFIQTTALGTAALGLPTLIPSSAFGANDRLRVAVIGINGRGKDHISGFSKLENVEVATLCDVDNVVLQKSATEFETKYNRKVKTEQDLRRVYEDKDIDAVSIATPNHWHALATIWACQAGKDVYVEKPACHNLFEGRKLVEAATKYNRIVQHGVQLRSSVAIQEAIKHLRDGLIGKVYMARGTVYKWRPDIGNLGNSPVPDGLNWDLWQGPAQTRPFSKNYVHYNWHWFWDYGNGDIGNQGIHETDLCMWGLDVGLPEVITSAGGKFLWNDCKETPEVLTSTYHYPKQGKVIQFEVRPWMTNKEDGVEVGNIFYGDKGYMVINGYSDYKTFLGRNREPGPARNAGGDHYKNFVDAVRAHDKKLLNGPIETGHLASSLAHLGNISYRLGRTLHFDPQKEVFVNDKEANAMLTRKYRAPYLVPTTV, translated from the coding sequence ATGAAAGACTCCTCTGTTTCCCGGCGGAAGTTTATCCAGACAACCGCCCTCGGAACGGCCGCGCTGGGGCTGCCTACGCTTATTCCGAGTAGCGCCTTCGGGGCCAACGACCGCTTACGGGTGGCCGTGATTGGTATCAACGGACGTGGCAAAGACCACATCTCCGGTTTCTCCAAACTGGAAAATGTAGAAGTTGCCACGCTCTGCGATGTCGACAACGTGGTGCTGCAAAAGTCAGCAACCGAGTTCGAGACCAAGTACAACCGCAAGGTAAAAACCGAGCAGGATCTCCGGCGGGTGTACGAAGACAAAGACATCGACGCGGTGAGCATTGCCACACCCAACCACTGGCACGCACTGGCTACCATCTGGGCGTGTCAGGCCGGCAAAGACGTGTACGTAGAGAAACCCGCCTGCCACAACCTGTTTGAGGGTCGTAAGCTGGTCGAAGCGGCTACCAAATACAACCGGATCGTGCAGCATGGGGTGCAGTTGCGCAGCTCGGTGGCCATTCAGGAAGCGATCAAACACCTACGCGATGGCCTCATTGGTAAAGTGTACATGGCCCGCGGCACGGTGTACAAATGGCGGCCTGATATTGGCAATCTGGGCAACTCGCCCGTGCCCGACGGCCTCAACTGGGACTTGTGGCAGGGCCCGGCCCAAACCCGGCCCTTCAGCAAAAATTACGTGCATTACAACTGGCACTGGTTTTGGGACTACGGCAACGGCGACATTGGTAATCAGGGCATTCACGAAACAGACCTCTGCATGTGGGGCCTCGACGTGGGGCTCCCCGAGGTCATTACGTCGGCGGGGGGAAAGTTTCTCTGGAACGATTGCAAAGAAACCCCCGAAGTGCTCACGTCTACGTACCACTACCCCAAGCAAGGCAAAGTGATTCAGTTTGAGGTACGCCCCTGGATGACCAACAAGGAAGACGGCGTGGAAGTCGGCAATATCTTCTACGGCGACAAAGGCTACATGGTTATCAACGGCTATTCGGATTACAAAACGTTTCTGGGCCGTAACCGCGAGCCCGGCCCTGCCCGCAATGCCGGTGGCGACCACTACAAGAACTTTGTGGATGCCGTTCGGGCGCACGACAAGAAACTGCTCAACGGCCCCATCGAAACGGGTCATCTGGCCTCGTCGCTGGCGCACCTCGGCAACATTTCGTACCGGCTCGGGCGTACCCTGCATTTCGATCCGCAGAAAGAGGTGTTTGTGAACGATAAAGAAGCCAACGCGATGCTCACCCGCAAGTACCGGGCTCCGTACCTGGTACCCACCACGGTGTAG
- a CDS encoding penicillin acylase family protein gives MSYFAYRLRALLPYLVLFLSSYSLYAQPFTQSDIGRWQQRAKGVTIARDTWGVPHIYGKTDADVVFGLMYTQCEDDFARVEDNYITSIGRLAEVEGESALYHDLRARLFMDTTQAIAVYKKSPAWMKQLLEAFADGTNYYLYTHPEVKPRLISRFQPWMPLMFSEGSIGGNISVVPIDRIKAFYEGNPKTSWVPREDYYERESIGSNGFAVAPSKSATKNALLLINPHTSFYFRSEVHMVSETGLNAYGAVTWGQFFIYQGFNENCGWMHTSSYADSMDEYLETIQKKNGKLYYQHGGKPKPVRTQTVRLPYKSGNGVQYKEFTMYFTHHGPTAGQQGDKWIAVAMMNTPLNALSQSYLRTKAKDYASYQEVMKLNGNASNNTVFADRNGTIAYWHGNFMPRRDTQFDWSKPVDGSNPATDWKGLHPITELVQVRNPASGWIQNCNATPFTVSGPSSPNKANFPAYMAPDAENYRGINAVRVLSRKSVFTLDTLIAAANDPHLAAFDDLLPPLLAAYGSVSGDPKYNTKDLTEAIEILRNWDRGYGIQSVAQTLAIYWGEKIGRLARTRAAADTRFDNLGLSDFILKNTSEAEKVTTLAEVMSDLSRQFGTWRMPWGEVNRYQRLTGKITETYDDQKPSLPVGFTSSAWGSLAAYGARSYPGTQKRYGNVGNSFVAVVEFGERVKARSVVTGGQSSRPGDKHFTDQAALYCEGKFKDVFFYPEDVQKHVEKTYHPGER, from the coding sequence ATGTCGTACTTCGCCTACCGACTCCGGGCGCTGCTCCCGTACCTGGTTCTCTTCCTAAGCAGTTACTCCCTTTATGCACAGCCCTTTACTCAGTCCGACATAGGCCGGTGGCAGCAACGGGCCAAAGGGGTTACCATCGCCCGCGACACCTGGGGGGTACCCCACATTTACGGCAAAACCGATGCCGATGTGGTGTTTGGCCTCATGTACACGCAGTGCGAAGATGATTTTGCGCGGGTCGAAGACAACTACATCACCTCCATTGGCCGTTTGGCCGAAGTAGAAGGCGAATCGGCGCTGTACCACGACCTTCGGGCCCGGTTGTTTATGGACACGACACAGGCCATTGCGGTGTATAAAAAAAGCCCCGCCTGGATGAAACAACTGCTCGAAGCCTTTGCCGACGGCACCAACTACTACCTTTACACCCACCCCGAGGTAAAGCCCCGACTAATTAGTCGGTTTCAGCCCTGGATGCCCCTGATGTTCAGCGAGGGCAGCATCGGCGGCAACATCAGCGTGGTGCCCATTGACCGGATCAAGGCATTTTACGAGGGCAACCCCAAAACCTCCTGGGTACCCCGCGAGGATTACTACGAGCGCGAGTCCATCGGCTCGAATGGGTTTGCCGTAGCCCCGTCGAAAAGTGCCACCAAAAACGCTCTGCTGCTGATCAACCCGCACACCTCGTTTTATTTCCGGTCGGAGGTGCATATGGTGAGTGAGACCGGACTCAATGCGTACGGGGCCGTAACCTGGGGGCAGTTTTTTATCTATCAGGGTTTTAACGAAAACTGCGGCTGGATGCACACGTCAAGCTATGCCGATTCGATGGACGAATACCTCGAAACCATCCAGAAGAAAAACGGGAAACTGTACTACCAGCACGGCGGCAAGCCCAAACCGGTTCGGACACAAACCGTGCGGCTGCCCTACAAATCGGGCAATGGCGTGCAGTACAAAGAGTTTACGATGTATTTCACGCACCACGGCCCTACAGCTGGCCAACAGGGCGACAAATGGATTGCCGTGGCCATGATGAACACCCCGCTCAACGCACTTTCGCAATCGTACCTGCGCACCAAAGCAAAGGACTACGCGAGTTATCAGGAGGTGATGAAACTGAACGGCAATGCCTCGAACAATACCGTTTTTGCCGACCGCAACGGCACTATTGCGTACTGGCATGGCAACTTTATGCCCCGCCGGGATACCCAATTCGACTGGAGTAAACCCGTTGACGGCAGCAACCCGGCCACCGATTGGAAAGGGCTACACCCCATTACAGAGCTGGTTCAGGTACGCAACCCGGCTTCGGGCTGGATTCAGAACTGCAACGCAACGCCGTTTACAGTATCAGGGCCGAGTAGCCCAAACAAAGCTAATTTCCCCGCTTACATGGCCCCCGATGCCGAAAACTACCGGGGCATCAATGCCGTGCGCGTGCTGAGCCGGAAATCGGTATTTACGCTCGACACCCTGATTGCGGCTGCCAACGACCCCCATCTGGCCGCGTTCGACGATTTGCTGCCGCCCCTGTTGGCAGCTTATGGGTCGGTTTCGGGCGACCCGAAATACAACACAAAAGACCTGACCGAGGCCATCGAGATTCTCCGAAACTGGGACCGCGGGTATGGTATTCAGTCTGTTGCGCAGACCCTTGCCATTTACTGGGGCGAAAAAATTGGACGTCTGGCCCGTACCCGTGCAGCAGCCGATACCCGCTTCGACAACCTCGGCCTGAGCGATTTTATCCTGAAAAACACCTCGGAAGCGGAAAAAGTAACAACCCTTGCCGAGGTCATGAGCGACCTGAGCCGTCAGTTCGGTACCTGGCGTATGCCCTGGGGCGAGGTAAACCGCTACCAACGGTTGACCGGCAAAATCACCGAAACCTACGACGACCAGAAGCCGAGCTTACCCGTTGGGTTCACCTCGTCGGCCTGGGGGTCGCTGGCGGCCTACGGGGCTCGCAGCTATCCCGGCACCCAAAAACGCTACGGCAACGTAGGCAATAGCTTTGTGGCCGTGGTTGAGTTTGGCGAGCGGGTCAAAGCCCGGTCGGTGGTGACGGGCGGGCAAAGCAGCCGCCCCGGCGATAAACACTTTACCGACCAGGCAGCGTTGTACTGCGAAGGCAAGTTTAAAGACGTCTTTTTCTACCCCGAAGACGTGCAGAAACACGTCGAGAAAACCTATCATCCCGGCGAGCGGTAA
- a CDS encoding RagB/SusD family nutrient uptake outer membrane protein, which yields MKKIVSILFSVGMLSTLVACKDDFLSFDFTDGNIRDETEIWSSDRNARGFLSNVYFGTFNRYNLDGNGSMFSQATDEAVNSNLSSNINIFNNDTWGSLRTNDDQYANMYDYLRRANIFLEKAGESAINPASDIPRLRGEAFFLRAMFHFELMRRYGPIVLATRSYTLADNLDLPRNTVEEVVAHIVRDCDSAAVMVTPGGLVDQAAGDKGRVSQTAALALKARTLLYAASPLNNPTGDVARWQQAADAARAVMVLNKHALLTQAQLPNLWNYGTLAYNNEVIFASQTDNNNTLELNNAPVGYDGARGRTNPTQELVDAFDVRSTGKPITDPTSGYNPANPYNDRDPRLGLFIIVNNASFKGRPVEIFEGGRDNVPTNVNNTKTGYYMRKFMSESAFWGVGTAINVRRPWVIFRYAEVLLNYAEALNEAQGPVADVYTAVNQIRARVGMPALPTGLTKDQMRERIQKERQVELCFEDHRFYDVRRWRKGEQLFNRPVTGMRIVRNGTTLTYTRFQVENRIFSEKMYRFPIPQAELNRAPRNLKQNPGW from the coding sequence ATGAAAAAAATAGTATCGATTCTCTTTTCGGTGGGCATGCTCAGTACGCTGGTAGCCTGCAAAGACGACTTTCTGAGTTTTGATTTTACGGACGGAAACATCCGGGACGAAACCGAGATCTGGAGTTCGGATCGGAACGCGCGGGGCTTTCTGAGCAACGTGTATTTCGGGACGTTTAACCGGTATAACCTCGACGGCAACGGCTCCATGTTTTCGCAGGCCACCGACGAAGCCGTGAACTCAAACCTGAGCTCCAACATCAATATTTTCAATAATGATACCTGGGGCTCGCTGCGGACCAACGACGATCAGTACGCCAACATGTACGATTATCTGCGCCGGGCCAACATCTTTCTGGAGAAGGCGGGTGAGAGTGCCATCAACCCGGCGTCGGATATTCCACGGCTACGGGGCGAGGCTTTCTTTCTGCGGGCCATGTTTCATTTTGAGCTGATGCGCCGGTATGGGCCTATTGTGCTGGCAACCCGGTCGTACACGCTGGCCGATAATCTGGACCTGCCCCGCAACACAGTCGAAGAGGTAGTGGCGCACATTGTACGCGACTGCGACTCGGCTGCGGTGATGGTGACGCCCGGCGGTCTGGTCGATCAGGCGGCTGGCGATAAAGGGCGGGTGAGCCAAACGGCGGCTTTGGCCCTGAAGGCCCGCACGCTGTTGTACGCGGCCAGTCCGCTCAACAACCCTACCGGCGATGTGGCCCGGTGGCAACAGGCGGCCGATGCGGCCCGGGCGGTGATGGTGCTCAACAAGCACGCACTGCTGACCCAGGCCCAGCTGCCAAACCTCTGGAACTACGGTACGCTGGCCTACAACAACGAGGTGATTTTTGCGAGCCAGACCGACAACAACAACACGCTGGAGCTGAACAATGCCCCCGTGGGGTACGATGGGGCTCGGGGCCGCACCAACCCGACGCAGGAACTTGTGGATGCGTTTGATGTGCGGTCGACGGGTAAGCCCATCACCGACCCCACGTCGGGCTACAACCCGGCCAACCCATACAACGACCGCGACCCCCGGCTGGGGCTGTTCATTATCGTGAACAACGCGTCGTTTAAAGGGCGTCCGGTCGAGATTTTTGAAGGTGGCCGCGACAACGTACCGACCAACGTGAACAACACCAAAACGGGCTACTACATGCGTAAATTCATGAGCGAGTCGGCGTTTTGGGGTGTGGGTACGGCCATCAACGTCCGGCGGCCGTGGGTCATTTTCCGGTATGCCGAAGTGCTGCTCAACTACGCCGAGGCTCTCAACGAAGCCCAAGGGCCAGTGGCCGATGTGTACACGGCCGTGAACCAGATTCGGGCGCGGGTAGGTATGCCCGCTTTGCCCACGGGCCTCACCAAAGACCAGATGCGCGAGCGGATTCAGAAGGAGCGGCAGGTGGAGCTTTGTTTCGAAGACCACCGGTTCTACGATGTTCGGCGGTGGCGCAAAGGCGAGCAGTTATTTAACCGGCCCGTAACGGGTATGCGGATTGTGCGTAACGGCACCACGCTGACGTACACCCGTTTTCAGGTGGAGAATCGGATTTTCTCCGAGAAAATGTACCGTTTCCCTATTCCACAGGCCGAGCTTAACCGCGCTCCCCGGAACCTGAAGCAGAATCCGGGTTGGTAA